One Phaseolus vulgaris cultivar G19833 chromosome 2, P. vulgaris v2.0, whole genome shotgun sequence DNA window includes the following coding sequences:
- the LOC137809911 gene encoding uncharacterized protein, translating to MVFSARRLRHYFHSFTVVVMTNLSIQKILRKPDVGGKMVRWAVELSEFDIQYEPRGSIKGQVYADFVAELSPGGDPQEVELESKWMLSVDGSSNQQGSGAAIILEGPNGVLIKQALCFAFKASNNQAEYEALIVGMLLAKEMGAQSLLAKRDSQLVTGQVTGEYQAKDSQMAAYLKYVEMLKGAFAAVELVHVPREKNARADLLAKLASSGKRGRQMTVIQETLKMP from the coding sequence ATGGTGTTCTCAGCCAgaaggctccgccactatttccacagtttcacagtggtggtgatgacgaacctctcCATCCAGAAAATACTTCGAAAGCCAGATGTAGGGGGGAAaatggttcgctgggcggtggagctgtcagagtttgatatccagtatGAACCCAGGGGATCCATCAAGGGGCAAGTCTATGCTGATTTCGTGGCAGAGCTCTCACCAGGAGGAGACCCTCAAGAGGTAGAGTTGGAGTCAaagtggatgctctcagtggatgggtcctccaaccaGCAGGGGAGTGGTGCTGCaataatcttggaggggcctaacGGAGTGTTGATCAAGCAAGCTTTAtgcttcgccttcaaagcaagcaataaccaagcggagtacgaggcgttgattgttgggatgcttttggctaaagaaatgggcgctcaaagcctcttggcaaagagggactcacaattggtcacagggcaagtaacaggggaGTATCAGGCAAAGGATTCACAGATGGCCGCATACTTGAAGTATGTCGAGATGTTGAAGGGAGCCTTCGCCGCGgttgagctggtgcatgtccctagggagaaaaatgccagagctgacctgcttgccaagctggccagctcaggcaagcgGGGAAGGCAGATGACTGTCATCCAAGAGACCCTCAAAATGCCATGA